One Aquarana catesbeiana isolate 2022-GZ linkage group LG06, ASM4218655v1, whole genome shotgun sequence genomic region harbors:
- the LOC141148698 gene encoding pentraxin-4-like: MMMAGGHIFRLLFLVGFCLQSVFMEQRRVLEQRKPFFERFRRLEEQFRRFQDMTLTRLQGIAENYNISYNIDARFHHISDQQQSLTEAFNASSDMTQQELNGVKFWLKKVQKKTKKLDLKISALEGAMAERNKQITKENKAQDVAMANFTTTLSNQKRIIYQLVKDKGELQKGMEVFRESVESQGRKIAELEKQLQNMQHMQQNEILAASALIVPEINRTPEEKLPEPPQNDPGPITIQQRLLKLKTKHNQRKKFHEEQLMLIPSKNIMEPMAAQHSEVTKKLGLPEEKKPDFQTTKVPSITMGPQPNQRTRLPEFQQPLDPVIDNTIQVSAHRSSVVRDPRPPGETITPLPSTRIPAHTTAAPKLEEKSTKTPATICNVHSMLVFPNSSTENYATFTKGLREPLHELSICSWVKTNASYLGTILSYATEDNDNKLVLHGRNGATYDAFHFVIGDPAFRELPLVPLIDGKWHHICFIWSSIQGKYWFYVDRRLTSTGSRFQKGYEIPPGGSLVLGQEQDTLGGGFDSSEAFVGNLAGFAMWNRALSPGEVSGIATGKGLPRGTILTLADDPLIHGAVERVDCTCLEHCP, translated from the exons ATGATGATGGCTGGAGGTCACATCTTCAGGTTGCTGTTCTTGGTTGGTTTCTGCCTACAGAGCGTCTTTATGGAACAACGACGGGTACTGGAGCAGAGGAAGCCGTTTTTTGAGAGGTTCAGAAGGTTGGAGGAACAG TTTCGTCGTTTCCAAGATATGACGTTGACCCGTTTACAGGGCATTGCCGAAAACTACAACATCTCCTACAACATCGATGCTCGTTTCCATCACATTTCTGACCAGCAGCAGTCACTGACAGAAGCCTTCAATGCTTCAAGTGACATGACTCAGCAGGAGCTGAATGGGGTAAAGTTTTGGCTAAAAAAGGTccagaagaaaacaaaaaagttgGATCTGAAGATCTCTGCACTTGAGGGAGCCATGGCTGAGAGGAATAAGCAAATAACCAAGGAAAACAAAGCCCAGGATGTAGCGATGGCTAACTTCACAACAACACTTAGCAACCAGAAAAGGATTATTTACCAGTTAGTGAAAGACAAGGGTGAGCTGCAGAAAGGGATGGAGGTCTTTCGAGAGTCTGTCGAGAGTCAGGGCAGAAAAATTGCAGAACTAGAAAAACAACTGCAGAACATGCAACACATGCAACAAAATGAAATTCTAGCAGCAAGCGCCTTAATAGTTCCAGAGATTAATCGTACCCCTGAAGAAAAACTGCCGGAGCCCCCACAAAATGATCCAGGGCCAATAACTATTCAACAACGACTGCTAAAGCTAAAGACCAAGCATAACCAAAGGAAGAAGTTTCACGAGGAGCAGCTTATGCTTATACCCAGCAAAAACATAATGGAACCCATGGCAGCTCAACACAGTGAGGTAACCAAGAAACTAGGTCTACCAGAAGAGAAGAAGCCTGATTTCCAAACTACAAAGGTGCCATCCATTACAATGGGTCCACAGCCCAACCAGAGAACCAGACTTCCTGAGTTCCAACAACCGCTTGATCCTGTCATAGATAATACTATACAGGTATCAGCCCATCGTAGTTCTGTGGTCAGAGACCCCAGACCACCAGGGGAAACAATAACACCTCTTCCATCTACTAGGATCCCAGCACATACCACAGCTGCTCCAAAACTTGAAGAGAAAAGCACCAAAACTCCAGCCACTA TTTGCAATGTGCATTCCATGCTCGTTTTCCCTAACTCATCCACGGAAAACTATGCCACCTTCACCAAAGGCCTCAGGGAACCATTGCATGAACTGTCTATCTGCAGCTGGGTCAAAACGAATGCCAGTTACCTGGGCACCATCCTTTCATATGCCACAGAAGATAATGACAACAAGCTGGTCCTGCATGGCAGGAATGGTGCCACCTATGACGCTTTCCACTTTGTCATTGGTGATCCAGCCTTCCGGGAACTACCGCTGGTGCCCTTGATTGATGGGAAATGGCATCACATTTGTTTCATCTGGTCCTCCATCCAGGGCAAGTACTGGTTCTATGTTGACCGTAGACTGACGTCCACTGGATCACGGTTCCAAAAGGGTTATGAGATCCCACCTGGAGGATCGCTGGTTCTTGGCCAGGAGCAGGACACCTTGGGTGGTGGATTCGACAGTTCAGAGGCCTTTGTTGGAAATCTGGCTGGCTTTGCCATGTGGAATCGGGCCTTGTCACCTGGGGAGGTCTCCGGCATTGCTACAGGGAAAGGTTTGCCCAGGGGCACTATCTTAACACTGGCAGATGACCCCTTAATTCATGGAGCTGTAGAAAGGGTGGACTGTACCTGTCTGGAGCACTGTCCTTAG